Proteins encoded together in one Kingella oralis window:
- the ftsA gene encoding cell division protein FtsA gives MAENKQYVSALDVGTSKVIALIGEVVADEINIVGMGLAESRGLKAGMVTNIDATAQAIHQAMSEAERMAECKITSVVTGISGNHIRSLNSQGVVKIKDGEVTKADIERAKDTAKAVNIPPDHQILHTVVQEYIIDNQPGVREPIGMSGVRLDTRVHIITGAVTALQNVQKCIERCGLKVDEIMLQPLVSADAVLTEDEKELGVCVIDIGGGTTDIAVYTNGAIRHTAVIPIAGDLITRDLAQALRTPYTAAERIKIFHGVALENLEGLDEMVEVPSVGDRLPRQISRRTLASVIGPRVEEILELTLNELRRAGFPEEVLTSGIVLTGGASLLRGVVELAEDVFNLPARIGVPQEVGTLSDRIRNPRYATVIGLLHAAKKRAQQNGISAGKPNRRTSNTVAEKPVISKNEKRPTPSPREDNEPNDLLLPPEPIPRKPSWISRTINWMKNNL, from the coding sequence ATGGCTGAAAATAAGCAATACGTTAGCGCACTAGATGTCGGTACATCAAAAGTCATCGCCTTAATTGGCGAAGTGGTGGCGGATGAAATCAACATCGTAGGTATGGGATTAGCCGAATCTCGCGGCTTAAAAGCAGGCATGGTTACCAACATTGATGCCACTGCCCAAGCCATCCATCAAGCAATGAGTGAAGCCGAGCGCATGGCGGAATGCAAAATTACCAGTGTGGTAACAGGCATATCAGGCAACCACATTCGCAGCCTTAATTCGCAAGGCGTGGTCAAAATCAAAGACGGCGAAGTAACCAAAGCCGACATTGAACGCGCCAAAGACACCGCCAAAGCGGTGAACATCCCCCCCGACCACCAAATTTTGCACACCGTGGTGCAAGAATACATCATCGACAACCAACCGGGCGTGCGCGAGCCCATTGGCATGAGTGGCGTGCGCTTGGATACGCGCGTGCACATCATCACAGGCGCAGTAACTGCCTTGCAAAACGTGCAAAAATGCATTGAGCGCTGTGGCTTGAAAGTAGACGAAATCATGCTGCAACCGCTGGTTTCCGCCGATGCGGTGCTCACCGAAGACGAAAAAGAACTGGGCGTTTGCGTGATTGACATCGGCGGTGGCACAACCGACATCGCCGTTTACACCAACGGCGCGATTCGCCACACCGCCGTTATCCCGATTGCGGGCGATTTGATTACCCGCGATTTGGCGCAAGCCCTGCGCACGCCTTACACCGCTGCCGAGCGCATCAAAATTTTCCACGGCGTGGCTTTGGAAAACTTGGAAGGCTTGGATGAAATGGTGGAAGTGCCCAGCGTGGGCGACCGTTTGCCACGCCAAATCTCGCGCCGCACGCTCGCCAGCGTGATTGGACCGCGCGTGGAAGAAATTTTGGAGCTCACGTTAAACGAACTGCGCCGTGCGGGCTTCCCCGAAGAAGTTTTAACTTCGGGCATCGTGCTGACAGGCGGCGCATCTTTGCTGCGTGGTGTGGTGGAACTGGCAGAAGATGTGTTCAACTTGCCCGCGCGCATTGGCGTGCCGCAAGAAGTGGGCACCTTATCCGACCGCATCCGCAATCCGCGCTATGCCACGGTAATCGGCTTGCTGCACGCCGCGAAAAAACGCGCCCAGCAAAACGGCATCAGCGCGGGTAAACCCAATCGCCGCACCAGCAACACCGTTGCCGAGAAGCCCGTTATCAGCAAAAACGAAAAACGCCCCACGCCCTCGCCACGCGAAGACAACGAACCCAATGATTTGCTGCTGCCGCCCGAGCCGATACCGCGCAAGCCAAGCTGGATAAGCAGAACGATTAATTGGATGAAAAACAATCTCTAA
- a CDS encoding D-alanine--D-alanine ligase yields MQSPQSFGKIAVLMGGFSSEREISLASGKAILAALQSKGIDAHPFDPAETNLAELKTQGFQAAFNILHGTYGEDGTVQGALEALGIPYTGCGVLASALGMDKYRCKLIWQALGLPIPAFAVLHDDSDFTAVEQQLGLPLFIKPAAEGSSVGVHKVCQAGELAQIYRQLRRENLHGEILAEQFMSGGEYTCGVLNQQALPSIRIIPQNDFYDWEAKYQRNDTVYLCPSDLSAEDEQLMQSLARQAFAAIGGGNTCGRVDFLKDAAGKIYILEVNTLPGMTGHSLIPKAAQQKGIGFADLCVAILQTAFSK; encoded by the coding sequence ATGCAATCACCCCAATCCTTCGGCAAAATCGCCGTCCTAATGGGCGGCTTCTCATCAGAACGCGAAATCTCCCTTGCCAGCGGCAAAGCCATCCTCGCCGCCCTGCAAAGCAAAGGCATTGATGCCCACCCGTTTGACCCCGCCGAAACCAACCTCGCCGAACTTAAAACCCAAGGTTTTCAAGCTGCCTTTAACATCCTACACGGCACCTACGGCGAAGACGGCACCGTGCAAGGCGCGCTCGAAGCGCTCGGCATCCCCTACACAGGCTGCGGCGTGCTCGCCTCCGCGCTCGGCATGGATAAATACCGCTGCAAACTCATCTGGCAGGCACTCGGCTTGCCCATCCCCGCCTTTGCCGTATTGCACGACGATAGCGACTTCACCGCCGTAGAACAACAACTTGGCTTACCCCTGTTTATCAAACCCGCCGCCGAAGGCAGCAGCGTAGGCGTGCACAAAGTCTGCCAAGCAGGCGAACTCGCCCAAATCTACCGCCAACTGCGCCGCGAAAACCTACACGGCGAAATCCTTGCCGAACAATTTATGTCGGGCGGCGAATACACCTGCGGCGTGCTCAACCAACAAGCCCTGCCCAGCATCCGCATCATCCCGCAAAACGATTTTTACGACTGGGAAGCCAAATACCAACGCAACGACACCGTTTACCTTTGCCCCTCCGATTTAAGCGCAGAGGATGAGCAGCTTATGCAAAGCCTCGCCCGGCAAGCCTTTGCCGCCATCGGCGGCGGCAACACCTGCGGGCGCGTGGATTTTCTGAAAGACGCAGCGGGCAAAATCTATATCTTAGAAGTCAACACCCTCCCCGGCATGACCGGCCACAGCCTCATCCCCAAAGCCGCGCAACAAAAAGGCATCGGATTTGCCGATTTATGCGTTGCCATTTTGCAAACCGCGTTCAGCAAATAG
- the nudB gene encoding dihydroneopterin triphosphate diphosphatase has protein sequence MPTKPIDRQPQNRQPENTPSLTNPTFRLPQPHHPTMSKKIPISVLILLHDNAGNVLLFNRLNPDGFWQSITGSLNTPNEPPFQAALREVAEETGFRLHPNQLRDWHRSVEYEIYPHWRHRYPAGITRNTEHWFSAQIPAGSAPILSEHSAYAWLPAREAADKVFSPSNREIILEWLAQFEAA, from the coding sequence TTGCCCACCAAGCCCATAGACCGCCAACCACAAAATAGGCAGCCTGAAAACACGCCCAGCCTCACTAACCCCACTTTCAGGCTGCCTCAACCCCACCACCCCACCATGTCCAAAAAAATCCCCATCTCCGTGCTTATCCTGCTGCACGACAACGCAGGCAACGTACTTCTGTTTAACCGCCTCAACCCCGACGGCTTTTGGCAATCCATCACAGGCAGCCTGAACACGCCCAACGAACCCCCGTTTCAGGCTGCCTTGCGCGAAGTCGCCGAAGAAACAGGTTTCAGGCTGCATCCGAACCAACTGCGCGACTGGCATCGCAGCGTAGAATACGAAATCTACCCCCATTGGCGACACCGCTACCCCGCAGGCATCACCCGCAACACCGAGCATTGGTTCTCCGCCCAAATCCCCGCAGGCAGCGCGCCCATATTAAGCGAACATTCCGCCTACGCATGGCTGCCCGCGCGGGAAGCCGCCGACAAAGTGTTCTCGCCGTCCAACCGCGAAATCATCCTTGAATGGCTCGCCCAATTTGAGGCAGCCTGA
- the ppsR gene encoding posphoenolpyruvate synthetase regulatory kinase/phosphorylase PpsR, whose product MSAPRSVFFVSDRTGLTSENMGNALLEQFSELAFKRSTHPFIDSPEKAHALVAQINATAERENIHPLVFSSVVNNEIRAIVKTATAAHFSFFDAFLGQLEQELDKPARHTVRSRADDVVRYDARMEAVNFALNHDDGVSDRELQEADVILLGVSRSGKTPTCLYLALQYGIRAANYPLTPDDLDSDDLPRMVKPYRSKLFGLTIEPSRLHHIRQERRPNSTYAHLNTCKQEIADAQAIYRRHAIPFANTTHKSVEELAVEILQACKLKRRF is encoded by the coding sequence ATGTCCGCCCCCCGCTCCGTCTTCTTCGTCTCCGACCGCACCGGTCTCACCTCCGAAAACATGGGCAACGCCCTGCTGGAACAATTTAGCGAACTTGCGTTCAAGCGCAGCACCCATCCCTTTATTGACAGCCCCGAAAAAGCCCACGCCCTTGTTGCGCAAATCAACGCCACCGCCGAGCGCGAGAACATTCATCCGCTGGTGTTTTCCAGCGTGGTCAACAACGAAATCCGCGCCATCGTCAAAACCGCCACCGCTGCCCATTTCAGCTTTTTTGATGCTTTTTTGGGGCAGCTAGAACAAGAGCTAGACAAACCCGCCCGCCACACCGTGCGCAGCCGCGCCGACGACGTAGTCCGCTACGATGCCCGCATGGAAGCCGTCAATTTCGCCCTAAACCACGACGACGGCGTGTCCGACCGCGAGCTGCAAGAAGCCGATGTGATTCTGCTGGGCGTATCGCGCAGCGGCAAAACCCCCACCTGCCTGTATCTCGCCCTGCAATACGGCATCCGCGCCGCCAACTACCCGCTCACGCCAGACGACCTAGACAGCGACGACCTACCGCGCATGGTCAAACCCTATCGCAGCAAACTATTCGGGCTCACCATAGAACCCAGCCGCCTGCACCACATCCGCCAAGAACGCCGCCCCAATTCCACCTACGCCCACCTCAACACCTGCAAACAAGAAATCGCCGACGCGCAAGCCATCTACCGCCGCCACGCCATCCCATTTGCCAACACCACGCATAAATCCGTGGAAGAACTTGCCGTGGAAATTCTGCAAGCGTGCAAACTGAAACGGCGGTTTTAA
- a CDS encoding cell division protein FtsQ/DivIB — translation MRFLLYLTLLFLLMTGGIWLSRQPYFQIAEITIVTPDGSEKLHHADKKRLFETMRPYLTGSFFNVNLHEAQRAASKLDWVRSVKIDRIPPAQIKVTIDEYEPAARWIRNGEQAGLVSTKGEVFQAAYAEELPEFDGDVNEQKVMFEQYENFNNQLKPLRLRIIRLQYSPRGAWSMMLNNGIEVRLGKDETSTRMARFVQSFPRYLQARAQYIDYVDMRYQDAFATRLRSDAPPPEPNIEDMMLDDELITAPSNQSSPKQSDKPKKNIAKIQAKTKPKKQ, via the coding sequence GTGAGATTTTTGCTTTACCTGACGCTCCTATTCCTGCTGATGACAGGCGGCATTTGGCTCTCACGCCAGCCCTATTTTCAAATCGCCGAAATCACCATCGTTACTCCCGATGGTTCAGAAAAACTGCACCATGCCGATAAAAAACGGCTGTTTGAAACCATGCGCCCCTATTTAACAGGCAGCTTTTTCAACGTAAACCTACACGAAGCCCAACGCGCCGCCAGCAAATTAGACTGGGTGCGCAGCGTGAAAATTGACCGCATTCCCCCCGCCCAAATCAAAGTAACCATAGACGAATACGAACCCGCCGCCCGCTGGATACGCAACGGCGAGCAAGCGGGGCTGGTCTCCACCAAAGGCGAGGTGTTTCAGGCTGCCTATGCCGAAGAATTGCCCGAGTTTGACGGCGATGTGAACGAACAAAAAGTGATGTTTGAACAATACGAAAATTTTAATAATCAACTCAAACCTTTGCGATTAAGGATTATCCGTTTACAATATAGCCCGCGCGGTGCATGGTCGATGATGCTCAACAACGGCATAGAAGTTCGCCTCGGCAAAGACGAAACCAGCACACGCATGGCGCGGTTTGTGCAATCGTTTCCCCGCTATTTGCAAGCCAGAGCGCAATATATTGATTATGTGGATATGCGCTATCAAGACGCATTTGCCACACGGCTGCGCTCCGATGCCCCGCCGCCCGAGCCCAATATTGAAGACATGATGCTGGATGATGAACTTATCACTGCCCCCAGCAATCAATCTTCCCCCAAACAAAGCGATAAACCCAAGAAAAACATCGCCAAAATTCAAGCAAAAACCAAACCCAAAAAACAATAA
- the murC gene encoding UDP-N-acetylmuramate--L-alanine ligase — protein MKNRVKNIHFVGIGGSGMCGIAEVLHNLGFNVSGSDQAQSATTRHLSSLGVRVFPGHTAEHIDGAEVVVASTAIKQDNPEIQAAIARHIPVIPRAMMLAEIMRFRESIAIAGTHGKTTTTSLTASILGAAGLDPTFIIGGKLTAAGTNAKLGKGTWMVAEADESDASFLYLSPVFTVITNIDEDHMDTYNHDADKLRQAFIDFVHRMPFYGKAFLCIDSANVRAILPKIQKPFATYAIDDETADLWASNVRTHDAQMQFTVNRKHADNSVQTFDVTLNCAGRHNVLNALASIGVALECKAPVEAIQQGLATFGGVGRRFQSYGEINLPQGGKALVIDDYGHHPVEMQATLSAARGAFPNNRLVLAFQPHRYTRTRDLFEDFVTILNSVDALVLTDVYAAGEEPIVAADSRALTRAVRVHGKLEPIYCADVNAVPETLLHNVLQDGDVVLTMGAGSINRVAQGLVDLAQQKAA, from the coding sequence ATGAAAAACAGAGTCAAAAATATCCACTTCGTCGGCATCGGCGGTTCAGGCATGTGCGGCATCGCCGAAGTGCTACACAATCTAGGCTTTAACGTGTCGGGGTCAGACCAAGCGCAAAGCGCCACCACGCGCCATCTCAGCAGCCTCGGCGTGCGCGTATTCCCTGGGCACACCGCCGAGCACATTGACGGCGCAGAAGTGGTGGTCGCCTCCACCGCCATCAAGCAAGACAATCCCGAAATTCAGGCTGCCATCGCCCGCCATATTCCCGTTATCCCCCGCGCCATGATGTTGGCAGAAATCATGCGCTTTCGCGAAAGCATCGCCATCGCAGGCACGCACGGCAAAACCACCACCACCAGTCTCACCGCATCCATTTTGGGCGCAGCAGGGCTAGACCCCACCTTCATCATCGGCGGCAAACTCACCGCCGCAGGCACCAACGCCAAGCTGGGCAAAGGCACATGGATGGTTGCCGAAGCCGACGAAAGCGATGCATCGTTTTTATATCTATCGCCCGTGTTCACCGTCATCACCAATATCGACGAAGACCACATGGACACCTACAACCACGATGCCGACAAACTGCGCCAAGCGTTTATTGACTTCGTGCACCGCATGCCGTTTTACGGCAAAGCCTTTTTGTGCATAGATAGCGCCAATGTTCGCGCCATCCTGCCCAAAATCCAAAAACCCTTCGCCACCTACGCCATCGACGACGAAACCGCCGACCTCTGGGCAAGCAACGTGCGCACCCACGACGCGCAAATGCAGTTCACTGTAAACCGCAAACACGCCGATAACAGCGTGCAAACATTTGATGTAACGCTCAACTGCGCAGGGCGACACAACGTGCTCAACGCGCTCGCCAGCATCGGCGTGGCACTAGAATGCAAAGCTCCTGTTGAAGCCATCCAACAAGGCTTGGCAACCTTTGGCGGAGTAGGGCGCCGCTTCCAAAGCTACGGCGAAATCAACCTACCCCAAGGCGGCAAAGCGCTCGTTATCGACGATTACGGGCATCACCCCGTGGAAATGCAAGCCACGTTGTCCGCCGCGCGCGGCGCGTTCCCCAATAACCGCCTAGTGCTTGCCTTCCAGCCGCATCGCTACACCCGCACCCGCGATTTGTTTGAAGATTTTGTTACCATTCTCAACAGCGTGGACGCGCTTGTTTTAACCGATGTTTACGCCGCAGGCGAAGAGCCGATTGTCGCCGCCGATAGCCGCGCGCTCACCCGCGCCGTGCGCGTGCATGGCAAGCTGGAACCCATCTACTGCGCCGATGTGAACGCCGTGCCCGAAACCCTGTTGCACAACGTGTTGCAAGACGGCGATGTGGTGCTCACCATGGGCGCGGGCAGCATCAACCGCGTGGCGCAAGGCTTGGTGGATTTGGCGCAGCAAAAGGCAGCCTGA